A portion of the Krasilnikovia cinnamomea genome contains these proteins:
- a CDS encoding response regulator — protein sequence MSAGAATAPRRPPIRVLLADPAPMQRSGLRMALSEAGDVAVVGEATDGTEAVELARRLLPDVVLLDVRLPRLDGLAVTRAIAAAAAPVARVLVFTADDGDELVVGALAAGAFGYLGKDAPAQELISAIRTIADGGAVVAPRLLARLLPRLADTAPAPAAPAPPTLGTLTERERQVLVHVARGHTNAEIARALLVSETTIKTHVGHVLGKLGLRDRVQAVVLAYETGLVARGV from the coding sequence GTGAGCGCAGGCGCAGCTACGGCACCGAGGCGGCCGCCGATCCGCGTGCTGCTGGCGGATCCCGCGCCGATGCAACGCTCCGGCCTGCGCATGGCGCTGTCCGAGGCCGGCGACGTGGCCGTCGTCGGGGAGGCCACCGACGGCACCGAGGCGGTGGAGCTCGCGCGCCGGCTGCTGCCCGATGTCGTGCTGCTGGACGTGCGGCTGCCCCGCCTCGACGGTCTGGCCGTGACGCGGGCCATCGCGGCGGCCGCCGCCCCGGTCGCCCGGGTGCTCGTCTTCACCGCCGACGACGGCGACGAACTGGTGGTCGGCGCCCTGGCCGCAGGGGCGTTCGGCTACCTCGGCAAGGACGCGCCCGCGCAGGAGCTGATCTCGGCGATCCGCACGATCGCCGACGGGGGCGCCGTCGTGGCCCCGCGGCTGCTGGCCCGCCTGCTGCCCCGGCTGGCCGACACGGCGCCCGCGCCCGCGGCACCGGCCCCGCCGACGCTGGGCACACTGACCGAGCGGGAACGCCAAGTCCTGGTGCACGTCGCGCGCGGCCACACCAACGCGGAGATCGCCCGCGCCCTGCTGGTCAGCGAGACGACGATCAAGACCCACGTCGGGCATGTGCTGGGCAAACTCGGCCTGCGTGACCGGGTCCAGGCGGTCGTGCTCGCGTACGAGACCGGCCTCGTGGCCCGGGGCGTCTGA
- a CDS encoding DUF4097 family beta strand repeat-containing protein: MPEYEFTHDGPLDIRLEMHRGAAEVTAEAGDAVRVNVTPYDDSATARQVAENFRVQLDGDQLSVRPSEETGWPWRRSAKVHVVVQVPVGSALNARTASADLRTRGELSVLRADLASGDAFVERVTGAAQVKAASGDITLDRVGGSLHIGSASGDLRVGDVTGDVIANTASGDLTVRSIGGSLQARTASGDIEVGCLARGQANVHSASGDVTIGVARGTGVWLDLNTASGSTSSDLAIGQADEGGQQVGLELCIRTASGDIHVHRAADDASRAADDTARAA, translated from the coding sequence ATGCCCGAGTACGAATTCACCCACGACGGCCCCCTCGACATCCGGCTGGAGATGCACCGCGGCGCCGCCGAGGTCACCGCCGAAGCGGGCGACGCCGTCCGTGTGAACGTCACCCCGTACGACGACAGCGCCACCGCGCGCCAGGTCGCCGAGAACTTCCGCGTCCAGCTCGACGGAGATCAGCTGTCGGTGCGCCCGTCCGAGGAGACGGGGTGGCCGTGGCGGCGCTCCGCCAAGGTGCACGTGGTGGTCCAGGTGCCGGTCGGCAGCGCGCTGAACGCCCGGACCGCCTCCGCCGACCTGCGCACCCGGGGTGAGCTCTCCGTCCTGCGCGCGGACCTCGCCTCCGGCGACGCCTTCGTCGAACGGGTCACCGGCGCGGCGCAGGTCAAGGCCGCCAGCGGCGACATCACGCTCGACCGCGTCGGCGGCAGCCTGCACATCGGCAGCGCCTCCGGCGACCTGCGCGTCGGTGACGTCACCGGTGACGTCATCGCGAACACCGCCAGCGGTGATCTCACCGTCCGCAGCATCGGCGGCTCCCTGCAGGCCAGGACCGCGTCCGGGGACATCGAGGTGGGCTGCCTCGCGCGCGGCCAGGCGAACGTCCACTCGGCCTCCGGCGACGTGACGATCGGCGTGGCCCGCGGCACCGGCGTCTGGCTCGACCTCAACACCGCGTCCGGCTCCACCAGCAGCGACCTCGCCATCGGCCAGGCCGACGAGGGCGGCCAGCAGGTCGGTCTCGAACTGTGCATCCGCACCGCCAGCGGCGACATCCACGTGCACCGGGCTGCCGATGACGCTTCACGGGCCGCCGACGACACCGCGCGGGCCGCCTGA
- a CDS encoding toxin-antitoxin system HicB family antitoxin: MDLTPYLETLRADLAAAAAPGGSETQRAADLLGHALEASARLALLEALSDAAAEITTRLHGAGVEVRLRGREADLVVTEAVTEPAPEPPALDGGDLARLTLRMPEALKNHVEQAAAAEGISVNAWLVRAVTAAATQPPRWARPEPPGWPAPPAPPAPPGPPGRSGKRITGFAQA, from the coding sequence ATGGACCTGACCCCGTATCTGGAGACGCTCCGGGCCGATCTCGCGGCCGCGGCCGCACCCGGCGGCTCCGAGACCCAACGCGCCGCCGACCTGCTCGGCCACGCACTGGAGGCGTCCGCCCGGCTGGCGCTGCTGGAGGCGCTGTCCGACGCGGCCGCCGAGATCACCACCCGGCTGCACGGCGCCGGCGTCGAGGTGCGCCTGCGCGGCCGGGAGGCCGATCTCGTCGTCACGGAGGCGGTGACCGAGCCGGCGCCCGAGCCGCCCGCACTGGACGGCGGTGACCTCGCCCGGCTCACCCTGCGCATGCCGGAGGCGCTGAAGAACCACGTCGAGCAGGCCGCCGCGGCCGAGGGCATCTCGGTCAACGCGTGGCTGGTCCGCGCGGTCACCGCGGCCGCCACCCAGCCGCCGCGCTGGGCCCGGCCCGAGCCGCCCGGCTGGCCCGCGCCGCCCGCGCCCCCGGCGCCGCCCGGGCCGCCCGGGCGCTCGGGCAAGCGCATCACCGGGTTCGCCCAGGCCTGA
- a CDS encoding HAD family hydrolase, with product MLFDMDGTLVDSEKVWDVALIELARLAGGELSRSARHAMVGTTMTRTMQLLRDDLGQPDRDEAADVAWLTGRVFELFTDGLVWRPGAWELLCAVRAAGVPTALVTSTGRKLVEVALDTLGRANFDVVVCGDEVERPKPDPEPYRTAARLLGVPIAACVAVEDSPAGVSSALAAGAAVLAVPVELELPPIDGVHLRESLEGVDPAYLAALLRDRC from the coding sequence GTGCTGTTCGACATGGACGGCACCCTGGTCGACAGCGAGAAGGTCTGGGACGTCGCGTTGATCGAGCTGGCCCGGCTCGCCGGTGGGGAGCTGTCCCGCTCCGCCCGGCACGCGATGGTCGGCACCACGATGACGCGCACGATGCAGCTCCTGCGCGACGACCTGGGCCAGCCCGACCGCGACGAGGCCGCGGATGTGGCGTGGCTGACCGGCCGGGTGTTCGAGCTGTTCACCGACGGTCTGGTGTGGCGCCCCGGCGCGTGGGAACTGCTGTGCGCCGTGCGGGCCGCGGGCGTGCCCACGGCGCTGGTCACCTCCACCGGCCGCAAGCTGGTCGAGGTCGCGCTGGACACGCTGGGACGGGCCAACTTCGACGTCGTGGTCTGCGGCGACGAGGTCGAACGGCCCAAGCCGGATCCGGAGCCGTACCGAACGGCCGCCCGGCTGCTCGGCGTGCCGATCGCGGCGTGCGTGGCCGTCGAGGACTCGCCGGCCGGGGTGAGCAGCGCGCTGGCGGCCGGTGCGGCGGTCCTGGCGGTGCCCGTCGAGCTGGAGCTGCCGCCGATCGACGGCGTGCACCTGCGTGAGTCGCTGGAGGGGGTGGATCCGGCGTACCTGGCCGCACTCCTGCGCGACCGGTGCTGA
- a CDS encoding YqjF family protein, translating to MLVEDVTPLTVRPVRRPLLSQRWHDLTFLHWAVPPSAVAPLLPAGTVPDTLDGATYVGLIGFRMVGVGPLRGPAVPYLGTFCETNVRLYSVDRLGRRAVVFRSLDAERLLPVLVARALLRLPYMWSRMRLAREGDVLRYTSRRRWPGPRPAVNAMAVRVGAPIAAPTPLEQFVTARWGLHTRAWGRTLHLPNDHPVWPLHRAELLSLDDTLVRAAGLPDPSGPPVSVLYSPGVPVVFGPPDVPPISPRRAGPPTACPRPAGGR from the coding sequence GTGCTCGTCGAGGACGTGACCCCGCTGACCGTACGGCCCGTGCGGCGCCCGTTGCTGAGCCAGCGCTGGCACGACCTCACCTTCCTGCACTGGGCGGTGCCGCCGTCGGCGGTGGCACCGCTGCTGCCCGCGGGCACCGTGCCCGACACCCTCGACGGGGCAACCTACGTGGGGCTGATCGGCTTCCGGATGGTCGGGGTGGGTCCGCTGCGCGGGCCCGCGGTGCCGTACCTGGGCACGTTCTGCGAGACGAACGTGCGGTTGTACAGCGTCGACCGGCTGGGGCGGCGGGCGGTGGTGTTCCGGTCGCTGGACGCGGAACGGCTGCTGCCGGTGCTGGTCGCGCGGGCGCTGCTGCGGCTGCCGTACATGTGGTCGCGGATGCGGCTGGCCCGCGAGGGTGACGTGCTGCGCTACACCAGCCGGCGCCGGTGGCCGGGCCCGCGCCCGGCCGTCAACGCCATGGCGGTCCGGGTCGGCGCGCCCATCGCCGCGCCGACGCCACTGGAGCAGTTCGTGACCGCCCGGTGGGGACTGCACACCCGCGCGTGGGGTCGCACCCTGCACCTGCCCAACGACCATCCCGTCTGGCCGCTGCACCGCGCCGAGTTGCTCAGCCTCGACGACACCCTGGTACGGGCCGCCGGGCTGCCGGATCCCTCGGGTCCACCGGTCAGCGTGCTGTACTCCCCCGGCGTCCCGGTCGTCTTCGGGCCGCCCGACGTACCCCCGATCAGCCCGCGTCGAGCAGGGCCACCGACGGCATGTCCCCGGCCAGCAGGCGGGCGATGA
- a CDS encoding putative bifunctional diguanylate cyclase/phosphodiesterase, which yields MKLKPLADDYDVEFWARQVRICAWVAVGISLLAALRMAVAWESGMRWWAVPMGVVTLVQAAATRLPWARIVRLPHAREALLTWFLAELAIIYLFEVVDDTGRMRYVPAVMLVVTASAALYPPRWVIGVGVLALGGFFALVPMQPGIDVTFIAGMAAMLACVVGLCALTAGSRSRLDDRRRTAERRIELLLENSSDAVLAIDPAGRLRYVSPSARTLFGPDQPWQIDGNLGALAHPDDLARTREWLNALAATPVGHTSRIEARLRCADDAWLYADIIGTNRVEDADLGALVLSVRDIGARRSLEEELTRQAFRDSLTGLANRALFHDRLEHAVARARRGGEHVTLLLIDLDNFKMVNDTLGHSAGDDLLTTVAERLSAQVRPSDTLARLGGDEFALLVEGVDEREAVALAERILAVVREPVNLAARDVVCTMSIGIAIAAPSDGTADTEELLRDADLAMYASKRNGRDRYAVFDPAMYADVLREARVRTELERAVAEEQFFVLYQPIVDMPSGRPTGVEALVRWRHPTDGVLGPDTFIPYAEESGLIVPLGRWVLRQACDQLAEWRRELPSARELHMSVNLSARQFQNPNLVEEVADAVSRSGIEPSCLVLEITETTLMRDSDVVLAALHGLRRLGVRVAVDDFGSGYSSLGYLKRFPVDILKIDRSFVQGEEDADAATLTEAVIGIGRALRLQTVAEGVETSAQWSTLRELGCDLGQGFYFARPSEADVIARLLAGDMPSVALLDAG from the coding sequence GTGAAGCTCAAGCCCCTGGCGGACGACTACGACGTCGAGTTCTGGGCGCGTCAGGTCCGGATCTGCGCGTGGGTCGCCGTCGGGATCTCCCTGCTGGCCGCCCTGCGCATGGCGGTGGCGTGGGAGTCCGGCATGCGGTGGTGGGCCGTACCGATGGGTGTGGTGACCCTGGTGCAGGCGGCCGCGACCCGGCTGCCGTGGGCGCGGATCGTCCGCCTGCCGCACGCGCGCGAGGCTCTGCTCACCTGGTTCCTCGCCGAGCTGGCGATCATCTACCTGTTCGAGGTCGTCGACGACACCGGCCGGATGCGCTACGTCCCGGCCGTCATGCTGGTCGTCACGGCGTCCGCCGCGCTGTACCCGCCGCGGTGGGTCATCGGCGTGGGCGTGCTGGCGCTCGGCGGGTTCTTCGCCCTCGTGCCGATGCAGCCCGGCATCGACGTCACCTTCATCGCCGGGATGGCCGCGATGCTGGCCTGCGTCGTGGGCCTGTGCGCGCTGACCGCGGGCAGCCGCAGCCGGCTCGACGACCGCCGCCGCACCGCGGAACGGCGCATCGAACTGCTGCTGGAGAACTCCTCCGACGCCGTGCTCGCCATCGACCCCGCCGGACGCCTGCGCTACGTCAGCCCGTCCGCGCGGACCCTGTTCGGCCCCGACCAGCCGTGGCAGATCGACGGCAACCTGGGCGCCCTCGCGCACCCCGACGATCTGGCCCGGACCCGGGAATGGCTCAACGCCCTGGCCGCCACGCCGGTCGGGCACACCAGCCGGATCGAGGCCCGCCTGCGGTGCGCGGACGACGCGTGGCTGTACGCCGACATCATCGGCACCAACCGCGTCGAGGACGCTGACCTCGGCGCGCTGGTGCTCAGCGTCCGCGACATCGGCGCCCGCCGCTCGCTGGAGGAGGAACTGACCCGCCAGGCGTTCCGCGACTCGCTGACCGGGCTGGCGAACCGGGCCCTGTTCCACGACCGCCTGGAGCATGCCGTGGCCCGGGCCCGGCGCGGCGGCGAGCACGTCACCCTGCTGCTGATCGACCTCGACAACTTCAAGATGGTCAACGACACCCTCGGGCACAGCGCGGGCGACGATCTGCTCACCACGGTGGCCGAGCGGCTGAGCGCACAGGTACGGCCCTCCGACACCCTCGCCCGCCTCGGCGGTGACGAGTTCGCCCTGCTGGTGGAGGGCGTCGACGAGCGGGAGGCGGTGGCCCTGGCCGAACGCATCCTGGCCGTCGTCCGGGAGCCGGTGAACCTGGCCGCCCGCGACGTCGTCTGCACGATGAGCATCGGCATCGCGATCGCGGCCCCCAGCGACGGCACCGCCGACACCGAGGAGCTGCTGCGCGACGCGGACCTGGCCATGTACGCCTCGAAGCGCAACGGCCGGGACCGCTACGCGGTCTTCGACCCGGCCATGTACGCCGACGTGCTGCGCGAGGCGCGGGTGCGCACGGAGCTGGAACGCGCCGTCGCCGAGGAGCAGTTCTTCGTCCTGTACCAGCCCATCGTGGACATGCCCAGCGGGCGCCCCACCGGCGTCGAGGCGCTGGTGCGCTGGCGGCACCCGACCGACGGGGTGCTGGGACCGGACACGTTCATTCCGTACGCGGAGGAGTCGGGTCTGATCGTGCCGCTCGGCCGGTGGGTGCTGCGGCAGGCCTGTGACCAGCTCGCCGAGTGGCGCCGGGAGCTGCCCTCGGCGCGGGAGCTGCACATGAGCGTGAACCTGTCGGCGCGCCAGTTCCAGAACCCGAACCTGGTCGAGGAGGTCGCCGACGCGGTGTCGCGTTCGGGCATCGAACCGTCCTGCCTCGTCCTGGAGATCACCGAGACGACCCTGATGCGTGACTCCGATGTCGTGCTGGCGGCGCTGCACGGCCTGCGCCGCCTCGGGGTGCGGGTGGCCGTCGACGACTTCGGCAGCGGGTACTCGTCGCTGGGCTACCTGAAGCGTTTCCCGGTCGACATCCTGAAGATCGACCGGTCGTTCGTCCAGGGCGAGGAGGACGCGGACGCGGCCACCCTCACCGAGGCGGTCATCGGCATCGGCCGGGCGCTGCGGTTGCAGACGGTCGCCGAGGGGGTCGAGACCAGCGCCCAGTGGTCGACGCTGCGGGAACTCGGCTGCGACCTCGGGCAGGGCTTCTACTTCGCCCGCCCGTCCGAGGCGGACGTCATCGCCCGCCTGCTGGCCGGGGACATGCCGTCGGTGGCCCTGCTCGACGCGGGCTGA
- a CDS encoding HD domain-containing protein codes for MSLALTTLTEAAQQTAYALLGGMGARWRHSRGVAHRAAELAGPLGIDADLLVAAAWLHDIGYAPPAVVTGFHPLDGAGYLAARRWPPRVTGLVAHHSGAVFVAAARGLGGALAAFADEGGVVADALTYADQTVGPEGQRVTLADRRTEMLCRHGAHSWNARVDHVRWPHLRALAERVERRLAAAEPVRHARDGVAVPV; via the coding sequence ATGAGCCTGGCCCTGACGACGCTCACCGAGGCCGCGCAGCAGACCGCGTACGCGCTGCTGGGGGGCATGGGCGCGCGGTGGCGGCACAGCCGCGGGGTGGCGCACCGGGCGGCGGAACTGGCCGGACCGCTGGGGATCGACGCGGACCTGCTGGTCGCGGCGGCCTGGCTGCACGACATCGGGTACGCGCCGCCGGCGGTCGTCACCGGCTTCCACCCGCTGGACGGGGCCGGCTACCTGGCGGCCCGGCGGTGGCCGCCGCGCGTGACGGGGCTGGTCGCCCACCACTCGGGTGCGGTGTTCGTGGCGGCGGCGCGCGGGCTCGGCGGGGCGCTCGCGGCGTTCGCCGACGAGGGCGGCGTGGTGGCGGACGCGCTGACGTACGCCGACCAGACCGTCGGGCCCGAGGGCCAGCGGGTCACCCTGGCGGACCGGCGTACCGAGATGCTGTGCCGGCACGGCGCCCACTCGTGGAACGCCCGGGTGGACCACGTGCGCTGGCCGCACCTGCGCGCCCTCGCCGAGCGGGTCGAACGGCGCCTCGCCGCCGCCGAGCCGGTCCGGCACGCCCGCGACGGCGTGGCGGTGCCGGTCTGA
- a CDS encoding methyl-accepting chemotaxis protein: MRRVRIGTRLAAAFVAVLALLGVVAAVAFTGIRNQKATASEVRALQVLTSEAKEIRFYAASLNGWQSAYVADIHRLGAARAFGGDSVNYRAWQRERDRFQAYLKAVHKADMNGAEQALFAKVQKEAATYFGVNEQVVAAYKPGTPAAVRKGDQLAQYDSWNSYYRIMTATQRLVESVDQRSDQAVAESAAAADTAQRIILVGSALALLLGCLLALVVTRSITRPVVAARDALRRVADGELRVELPRGGTDEPAEMAAALGDALGSIHRVVVDVAAQAEVLDQTSAALDEVAQTFATNISETSTQARIVADASQEVSANVNSVAMGAEEMGSAIADIAESASQAAHVASEAVAAAGVANSTVASLGASSARIGDVLQLITAIAEQTNLLALNATIEAARAGELGKGFAVVAGEVKELAQETAKATEDIGRLVQDIQSDSAAAASAISGIGEIISRISGYQTTIASAVEEQTATTTEMNRGVAEAAGGSTQIAENIAAVAAAASAASDDVARSRAAAAELTRMSRQLREAVGQFRY; encoded by the coding sequence ATGCGCAGAGTCAGGATCGGTACGCGGCTGGCAGCCGCGTTCGTGGCCGTGCTCGCCCTGCTAGGGGTGGTGGCGGCGGTCGCGTTCACCGGGATCCGTAATCAGAAGGCCACCGCCAGCGAGGTGCGCGCCCTGCAGGTGCTCACCAGCGAGGCGAAGGAGATCCGGTTCTACGCGGCCAGCCTCAACGGCTGGCAGAGCGCGTACGTGGCGGACATCCACCGGCTCGGCGCGGCTCGCGCGTTCGGTGGCGACTCGGTCAACTACCGCGCCTGGCAGCGCGAACGCGACCGCTTCCAGGCGTACCTGAAGGCGGTGCACAAGGCCGACATGAACGGCGCCGAGCAGGCGCTGTTCGCCAAGGTGCAGAAGGAAGCCGCCACCTACTTCGGGGTCAACGAGCAGGTGGTGGCGGCGTACAAGCCGGGCACGCCCGCGGCTGTGCGCAAGGGTGACCAGCTCGCCCAGTACGACAGCTGGAACTCCTACTACCGGATCATGACCGCCACGCAGCGGCTGGTGGAGTCGGTCGACCAGCGCAGCGACCAGGCGGTCGCCGAGTCGGCCGCGGCGGCCGACACCGCGCAGCGGATCATCCTGGTCGGCAGCGCGCTGGCGCTGCTGCTCGGCTGCCTGCTGGCCCTGGTTGTGACGCGCAGCATCACCCGGCCGGTCGTGGCGGCCCGCGACGCCCTGCGCCGGGTCGCCGACGGCGAGCTCAGGGTGGAGCTGCCGCGCGGCGGCACCGACGAGCCCGCCGAGATGGCCGCCGCGCTCGGCGACGCGCTCGGCTCGATCCACCGGGTGGTCGTCGACGTGGCCGCGCAGGCGGAGGTGCTGGACCAGACCTCGGCCGCGCTGGACGAGGTCGCGCAGACCTTCGCCACCAACATCTCCGAGACCTCCACCCAGGCCCGGATCGTGGCCGACGCCTCGCAGGAGGTCAGCGCCAACGTGAACTCGGTGGCCATGGGCGCCGAGGAGATGGGTTCGGCGATCGCCGACATCGCCGAGAGCGCGTCGCAGGCGGCCCACGTCGCCTCCGAGGCGGTCGCCGCCGCCGGGGTCGCGAACAGCACGGTCGCCAGCCTCGGCGCCTCGTCGGCGCGGATCGGTGACGTGCTGCAGCTGATCACCGCGATCGCGGAACAGACCAACCTGCTGGCGCTGAACGCCACCATCGAGGCGGCCCGGGCGGGCGAGCTCGGCAAGGGCTTCGCGGTCGTGGCGGGCGAGGTCAAGGAGCTGGCCCAGGAGACCGCCAAGGCCACCGAGGACATCGGCCGGCTGGTGCAGGACATCCAGAGCGACAGCGCGGCGGCCGCGTCGGCGATCTCCGGCATCGGCGAGATCATCAGCCGGATCAGCGGCTACCAGACGACGATCGCCAGCGCGGTCGAGGAGCAGACCGCGACCACCACGGAGATGAACCGGGGCGTCGCCGAGGCCGCCGGGGGCAGCACGCAGATCGCGGAAAACATCGCCGCAGTCGCCGCGGCCGCGAGCGCGGCCAGCGACGACGTGGCCCGCTCCCGGGCCGCCGCCGCCGAGCTGACCCGCATGTCGCGGCAGCTGCGCGAGGCCGTCGGACAGTTCCGGTACTGA
- a CDS encoding BMP family lipoprotein → MRTKMLVAAAAAGALALAGCANTPVAPADSAAAAAIAGLGAEHVKVGMAFDIGGRGDKSFNDMAGAGLDRAKKELEIEVTETAPAKEGDDVRLDTLRKLVAAGNNPVFAVGFQYVNALKKIATEHPETTFAIVDDDSIAADNVVSLVFAEEQGSFLVGAAAALKSKSGVVGYIGGVQIPLLQKFEAGFTAGAKHVNPKIKVKVKYLSAPPDFSGFGAPDKAKQIAADMLDDGADVIYAAAGGSGAGALQAVAATEGAAFVGVDSDQYASADGAVKSAVLTSMLKRVDNAVFQEIQAFVKGDRAGGVRRFDLKTDGVGYATSNSAQIAGLQPELDQLRQQLYDGRIVAPTKP, encoded by the coding sequence ATGCGTACGAAAATGTTGGTGGCCGCGGCCGCCGCGGGTGCTCTGGCCCTCGCCGGGTGTGCGAATACGCCGGTGGCACCGGCCGACTCGGCGGCCGCCGCGGCGATCGCCGGGCTGGGCGCCGAGCACGTCAAGGTCGGCATGGCGTTCGACATCGGCGGGCGCGGCGACAAGAGCTTCAACGACATGGCCGGTGCGGGGCTGGACCGGGCCAAGAAGGAGCTCGAGATCGAGGTGACCGAGACGGCGCCCGCCAAGGAGGGCGACGACGTACGCCTCGACACCCTGCGCAAGCTGGTCGCCGCCGGCAACAACCCGGTGTTCGCCGTCGGCTTCCAGTACGTCAACGCGTTGAAGAAGATCGCCACCGAGCACCCGGAGACGACGTTCGCCATCGTCGACGACGACTCGATCGCCGCCGACAACGTGGTGTCGCTGGTCTTCGCCGAGGAGCAGGGGTCCTTCCTGGTCGGCGCGGCCGCCGCGCTGAAGTCGAAGTCCGGCGTCGTGGGCTACATCGGCGGGGTGCAGATCCCGCTGCTGCAGAAGTTCGAGGCGGGCTTCACGGCGGGCGCCAAGCACGTCAACCCGAAGATCAAGGTAAAGGTGAAGTACCTGAGCGCCCCGCCGGACTTCAGCGGGTTCGGCGCACCGGACAAGGCGAAGCAGATCGCCGCCGACATGCTGGACGATGGAGCGGACGTGATCTACGCGGCCGCCGGTGGCTCCGGTGCGGGCGCGCTGCAGGCGGTGGCCGCCACCGAAGGCGCCGCGTTCGTCGGCGTCGACTCCGACCAGTACGCCAGTGCTGACGGGGCCGTGAAGTCCGCGGTGCTGACCTCGATGCTCAAGCGCGTCGACAACGCGGTGTTCCAGGAGATCCAGGCGTTCGTGAAGGGTGACCGCGCGGGCGGGGTGCGCCGCTTCGACCTGAAGACCGACGGCGTCGGCTACGCGACGTCGAACTCGGCCCAGATCGCCGGGCTGCAGCCGGAACTGGACCAGCTGCGTCAGCAGCTGTACGACGGCCGGATCGTGGCGCCGACCAAGCCCTGA